The Sulfitobacter sp. SK011 genome contains the following window.
GCAAAACCCGACGCTTTTGCATGTCGTTTTTGCGAGGCTGTTGCTAGGAGTTGAGGGATGATGATTTTGCAAGATACGCTGCCGGAAGCGCAAAGAGGCGCGGCAGAGTTGCCCGGCGTTGGTCCCTGTGCGGCAGATGACTGGCTGCGGGTGGATGAGGTCTATGCTGCGCAGATGGCGTATCGGGCGGAGTTGATCGCCGATCGTCCTGAGGCGGTTTTGTGGTGTGATCCGCCTGCGGTGGAGGCAGCGTGCGAAGTGCTGTCAGAGGCGTTGTTGCTGTTGCCGGGGCTGGGGTTTGAGGTTGGCGAAGAGCAGGTGACGACCCCAGATGGACGGCGCGTCGCATTGGATTGGTCGGCACCGCTTTGGACGCTGGGGCATCTGGTGCAGGAAGATATTTGTGTCCTGCAAAAGCACGGCGAAGAACATGTGCTGACCGGTGCGGTGCTGTGTTTCCCGGCCAATTGGCGATTGGCGGACAAAGCCGGGCGGCCCTTGGTCGGTATTCACGACACGGTGGTTGAATATGACGACAACATCGCGCGGCGGGTCCAGCGGTTGTTTGATGGGGTGCGGGTGGGGCGGCCGCTGTGGCGGTTCAACAGATTATCCTATGCAGAGCCGGACCTGCATCAGCCACGTCGGATTGCCGATGATCGGCCACGGGTTTTTCAGCGCTCTGAACGGCAATGTATTTTGCGGTTGCCCAAGAGTGACGCGGTGATTTTCACCATTCACACCTGGGTGGTGCGGGGTGCCTAGAACGTAGGTTTGGTGATCATCAGCCAGAGGATGGCCAGCACCGCGGCAAAGGCGGGAAAACCGCAGGCGAACCAGATGCGATAGAGACGATGAAAGCGCGGGGGCAGGGGTGCGCCCTGGGCCGCAGCGGTTTGGGCCAGATCACGCAATTGTTTCTGTATCCAGATCACAGGCAGCCAAAAGACCCCGACAAAGACATAAAGCAGCAGTGCCCAGGCCAACCAACCCGAGGTCAGCGGCCATCCGGCAGCTTGTGCAAGGAAATACCCGGTGATCGGTTGGGCGACAGCGGCGGTTGCGGTGAAGAGCCAATCGGCCACCACCACAATCCCTGCGACATGGGCAATCAACGCCGGGTTTTGGCTGCGCTGGCTTGAAAACATGAAAAACGCGATGCCCGCGCCGGTGCCCAGCAACACGGCAGCACCAATCACATGGGCAAAGAGCAACAGATCGTGGATCATCGGTCGTCCATCAGCGCCATGACCATGCCGGCCAGCACAATGCCCGGCAGGACTTTGACAAAGGGGCCAAGCGGATCGACCCAGATGTCGGG
Protein-coding sequences here:
- a CDS encoding DUF3445 domain-containing protein; this translates as MMILQDTLPEAQRGAAELPGVGPCAADDWLRVDEVYAAQMAYRAELIADRPEAVLWCDPPAVEAACEVLSEALLLLPGLGFEVGEEQVTTPDGRRVALDWSAPLWTLGHLVQEDICVLQKHGEEHVLTGAVLCFPANWRLADKAGRPLVGIHDTVVEYDDNIARRVQRLFDGVRVGRPLWRFNRLSYAEPDLHQPRRIADDRPRVFQRSERQCILRLPKSDAVIFTIHTWVVRGA
- a CDS encoding DUF2269 domain-containing protein, with the translated sequence MIHDLLLFAHVIGAAVLLGTGAGIAFFMFSSQRSQNPALIAHVAGIVVVADWLFTATAAVAQPITGYFLAQAAGWPLTSGWLAWALLLYVFVGVFWLPVIWIQKQLRDLAQTAAAQGAPLPPRFHRLYRIWFACGFPAFAAVLAILWLMITKPTF